From Oncorhynchus mykiss isolate Arlee chromosome 6, USDA_OmykA_1.1, whole genome shotgun sequence, the proteins below share one genomic window:
- the LOC110525421 gene encoding very low-density lipoprotein receptor isoform X1, with protein sequence MAFCLLLCIAILEITVLSAAAQTPLNCNLGTKPCKDGSECVLHQHVCDGEADCRDGSDEEDCTVACNNGQFLCAHGKKCIDQWQVCDGVAQCQDRSDELDCLNSMEGCVHHCDNKTRCLPDTFLCDGERDCLDGTDEANCDSDSTDYLKSHHNVAEDGNNGNTTMSAPAPLKCPFGTKPCWDRIECVLYNHVCDGEADCKDGSDEEECILECERGQFQCAHGKKCIDQRQVCDGVAQCQDRSDELDCLNSMEGCTHHCDKTRCLPDTFLCDGERDCLDGTDEANCADESCNSGEFRCTSGQCLSVSMRCDGHPDCRDRSDEESCTEPPQCTTKLRCPQSQECLLEEWVCDREQDCKDGSDEKNCKMVQLKCGDFQWACTSKSQCVPKAWRCDGTKDCADESDEAGCGQVATCPSHQFQCGSTWECLDTALVCNTVRNCANGSDEGGKCQAKCPDKTQCAHNCYSTPHGTRCGCKAGYRLQEDTVSCVDIDECEGGRPGVCSHLCVNTQGSFQCHCYPGYLLASDGRRCKITGEPYLLASVQTELFLFGLRSSSLDVLVSSAKKAILSLDYDWRDQKVYWVSLDSESIKWSSLDQKKRGTLVKGIKSDCIAVDWVGRNLYWIDGIGGGRIIAVGLNSTIINSMDLTVILDEDFEQPRSLALLPQKGIMFWSEIGNEVKIERAGMDGSERRVVVSHSLSWPGGLAVDTLGERIYWTDEKLRCIGSANLDGGDIELLQMMETTNPFSVTVYNDLLYWSDTRRRTIQRAHKITGKNRKVLLKRPGQPFGLKIIHPLLQTSNERPCENLRCSHLCVLGPGPKGVCKCPSGLLLAEDGLTCSNLVNSAFLLVLSPTVVTQIYLQTMHSAVGLKSWPEHLALPLPNVNEAAMLDYTLQDQTLYLADSGQSSVVLFKLKETGLVPRGQFLQLKGDTVTALALDWITLSVYWSSTKQPRLQVTSSSGEHTAVLIQDIGSLESIALHPLSGRLCFTNLAKQGEGAQVECAHMDGVKRAPVWKDAFQPTSLTFSNKGNEIYWADIVYVLGYGVIGSVRVDGTGYKEFKTGDGLTAFALSNGMLLWVTDSDTTKVWYRDDPLTKKLWFEVNTEIVSLKAYSKSSQMGSNLCSDGNGDCSHLCLALPGGRTCRCAHDHYPVNVTYCAPDQHCPAGSRPCLDGHTCFPLEKFCDGHPDCPDTSDENCVDLKGKSVKAKAPNQLPSPSFPIPADPGSTSLDNSWLVRNLEAQQCSEKHCNGNGECVETNGGISCACGLGYSGDSCQNQLTKTMQGPLIYGAIGLCAAIVVISVLAAVVKRKIANTRIANPVAKQTSMIELEKGEGCEGASPNSDFAEEVVSVD encoded by the exons ATGGCTTTCTGTTTGCTTCTGTGTATAGCAATTTTGGAAATCACAG TATTGAGTGCAGCAGCGCAGACCCCGTTGAACTGCAACCTGGGCACCAAACCTTGCAAGGATGGATCTGAGTGTGTACTCCACCAACATGTGTGCGACGGAGAAGCCGACTGTAGGGATGGTTCTGATGAGGAGGACTGCACTGTCGCATGCAATAATG GCCAGTTTCTGTGTGCCCATGGGAAGAAATGCATTGACCAGTGGCAGGTGTGTGACGGTGTGGCCCAGTGTCAGGACCGCTCTGATGAGTTGGACTGCCTGAATTCCATGGAGGGCTGTGTTCACCACTGTGACAACAAGACCCGCTGCCTCCCAGACACCTTCCtctgtgatggagagagggactgcCTGGATGGCACTGACGAAGCCAACTGCG ATTCAGACTCTACTGATTATCTTAAAAGTCATCACAATGTTGCTGAGGATGGCAACAATGGGAATACCACAATGTCTGCACCAGCACCCCTCAAGTGCCCTTTTGGCACTAAACCATGCTGGGACAGGATTGAGTGTGTTCTTTACAACCATGTGTGCGATGGAGAGGCGGACTGTAAGGATGGCTCGGATGAGGAAGAGTGTATATTAGAATGTGAACGTG GCCAGTTTCAGTGTGCACATGGGAAGAAATGCATTGACCAGAGGCAGGTGTGTGACGGTGTGGCCCAGTGTCAGGACCGCTCTGATGAGTTGGACTGCCTGAATTCCATGGAGGGCTGTACTCACCACTGTGACAAGACCCGCTGCCTCCCAGACACCTTCCTCTGTGACGGAGAGAGGGACTGCCTGGATGGCACTGATGAGGCCAACTGTG CTGATGAGAGCTGCAATAGTGGGGAGTTCCGTTGCACCAGTGGTCAGTGTTTATCCGTAAGCATGCGCTGTGACGGGCATCCTGACTGTCGAGATCGCTCTGACGAGGAGAGCTGCACCGAGCCCCCCCAGTGCACCACCAAGCTCCGGTGCCCACAAAGCCAGGAGTGCCTGCTGGAGGAGTGGGTCTGTGATAGGGAGCAGGACTGTAAAGATGGCTCTGATGAAAAG AATTGCAAGATGGTCCAATTGAAGTGTGGCGATTTCCAGTGGGCCTGTACATCTAAGAGCCAGTGTGTTCCCAAAGCATGGAGATGTGATGGAACAAAGGACTGCGCTGATGAAAGTGATGAGGCAGGAT GTGGTCAGGTAGCAACATGCCCCTCTCACCAGTTCCAGTGTGGCAGTACGTGGGAGTGTTTGGACACAGCCCTGGTGTGTAACACGGTCAGGAACTGTGCTAATGGTTCTGACGAGGGTGGCAAGTGCCAAGCAAAGTGTCCAGACAAAACCCAATGTGCCCATAACTGTTACAGCACACCACATGGAACG AGGTGTGGCTGCAAGGCTGGTTACCGACTCCAAGAGGACACAGTGTCCTGTGTTGATATTGATGAGTGTGAAGGCGGTAGACCAGGTGTTTGCAGCCACCTATGCGTCAACACCCAGGGCTCCTTCCAGTGTCATTGCTACCCTGGTTACCTGCTGGCATCTGATGGTCGCCGCTGCAAGATCACAG GTGAGCCCTACCTACTGGCCTCTGTGCAGACTGAGCTGTTCCTGTTTGGGCTGAGAAGCAGCAGTCTGGATGTCCTGGTGTCCTCTGCTAAGAAAGCCATCCTGTCCCTGGACTATGACTGGAGGGATCAGAAAGTGTACTGGGTCAGCCTGGATTCAGAGAGCATCAAATGGTCTTCTCTAGACCAGAAAAAGAGAGGAACTCTTGTCAAAG GCATCAAATCTGATTGCATTGCTGTTGACTGGGTAGGGAGAAACCTGTACTGGATTGATGGCATTGGAGGTGGTCGGATTATTGCTGTTGGATTAAACTCAACCATCATAAACTCTATGGATCTCACAGTCATCCTCGATGAGGACTTCGAACAACCTCGCTCTCTGGCACTCCTGCCACAGAAGGG GATCATGTTCTGGTCGGAGATTGGTAACGAGGTGAAGATTGAGCGGGCGGGAATGGACGGGtctgagaggagagtagtggTCAGTCACAGCCTCAGCTGGCCAGGCGGTCTGGCTGTGGACACACTAGGGGAGAGGATCTACTGGACAGACGAGAAGCTCCGGTGCATTGGCTCAGCCAACCTGGATGGCGGGGACATTGAG CTTCTGCAGATGATGGAGACCACCAATCCGTTCTCTGTCACAGTTTACAATGACCTGCTCTACTGGTCAGACACCAGGAGGAGAACTATTCAAAGGGCTCATAAAATCACTGGAAAGAACCGCAAAGTTCTACTCAAACGACCTGGACAACCTTTTGGACTGAAA ATCATTCATCCACTTCTGCAGACAAGCAATGAGCGTCCCTGTGAGAACCTTCGTTGCTCTCACCTGTGTGTGCTGGGCCCAGGCCCCAAAGGGGTCTGCAAGTGTCCCTCTGGTCTGCTCCTAGCTGAGGATGGCCTCACCTGCTCCAACCTGGTCAACTCTGCCTTCCTCTTGGTGCTCTCGCCAACTGTTGTCACACAG atctACCTGCAGACCATGCACAGTGCTGTGGGTCTGAAAAGCTGGCCGGAGCACCTCGCCCTACCTCTCCCCAATGTCAACGAGGCAGCGATGTTGGATTACACTCTGCAAGATCAGACTCTGTACCTAGCTGACTCTGGCCAATCGTCTGTAGTCCTCTTCAAGCTGAAGGAGACCGGCTTGGTGCCTCGCGGCCAGTTCCTGCAACTTAAAGGGGACACAGTTACAGCCCTGGCTCTAGACTGGATAACCCTCAGCGTATACTGGAGTAGCACCAAGCAGCCACGGCTGCAGGTCACCTCTTCCAGTGGGGAACACACTGCTGTGTTAATTCAGGATATTGGAAGTCTGGAGTCCATAGCGCTTCACCCACTCAGTGGAAGACTCTGTTTTACCAACCTGGCCAAGCAGGGGGAAGGCGCTCAGGTGGAGTGTGCTCACATGGATGGGGTGAAGCGCGCTCCGGTGTGGAAGGATGCTTTTCAGCCCACCTCCCTGACTTTCTCCAACAAGGGCAATGAGATCTACTGGGCTGACATCG TCTATGTTCTAGGTTATGGGGTGATCGGCTCTGTCAGAGTTGATGGTACTGGATACAAGGAGTTTAAGACTGGGGATGGCCTGACTGCATTTGCACTCAGCAACGGAATGCTCCTCTGGGTGACAGACAGTG ACACAACCAAAGTTTGGTATAGAGATGATCCATTGACTAAGAAGCTTTGGTTCGAGGTAAACACTGAAATTGTCAGTTTGAAGGCGTACAGCAAGTCCAGCCAGATGG GTTCCAACCTCTGCTCAGATGGGAATGGAGACTGCAGTCACTTGTGTTTGGCTCTTCCTGGTGGTAGGACCTGTAGGTGTGCCCATGACCATTACCCAGTCAATGTCACATACTGCGCCCCAGACCAGCACTGCCCAGCTGGAAGTAGACCCTGTCTGGATGGGCACACATGCTTCCCCTTGGAGAAGTTCTGTGACGGACATCCTGACTGCCCTGACACTTCAGATGAGAACT GTGTCGATCTCAAAGGGAAGTCTGTCAAGGCCAAAGCCCCAAACCAGCTTCCCAGTCCCAGCTTTCCTATACCTGCAGATCCTGGCTCCACCTCTCTGGACAATAGTTGGCTGGTGAGAAACCTGGAAGCCCAGCAGTGTAGTGAAAAGCACTGCAATGGGAATGGGGAGTGTGTGGAGACCAATGGGGGCATCTCCTGTGCCTGTGGTTTAGGCTACAGTGGAGACTCCTGTCAAAACCAGCTCACCAAGACTATGCAAGGCCCACTCATCTATGGGGCCATTGGCCTCTGTGCTGCAATTGTTGTTATCAGTGTCCTCGCTGCGGTGGTTAAGAGGAAGATTGCAAACACAAG GATTGCCAACCCTGTGGCAAAGCAGACTAGTATGATTGAGCTGGAGAAGGGTGAAGGTTGTGAAGGAGCTTCACCTAACAGTGACTTTGCAGAG GAAGTGGTGTCTGTGGATTAA
- the LOC110525421 gene encoding very low-density lipoprotein receptor isoform X5, with the protein MRKLLSAAAQTPLNCNLGTKPCKDGSECVLHQHVCDGEADCRDGSDEEDCTVACNNGQFLCAHGKKCIDQWQVCDGVAQCQDRSDELDCLNSMEGCVHHCDNKTRCLPDTFLCDGERDCLDGTDEANCDSDSTDYLKSHHNVAEDGNNGNTTMSAPAPLKCPFGTKPCWDRIECVLYNHVCDGEADCKDGSDEEECILECERGQFQCAHGKKCIDQRQVCDGVAQCQDRSDELDCLNSMEGCTHHCDKTRCLPDTFLCDGERDCLDGTDEANCADESCNSGEFRCTSGQCLSVSMRCDGHPDCRDRSDEESCTEPPQCTTKLRCPQSQECLLEEWVCDREQDCKDGSDEKNCKMVQLKCGDFQWACTSKSQCVPKAWRCDGTKDCADESDEAGCGQVATCPSHQFQCGSTWECLDTALVCNTVRNCANGSDEGGKCQAKCPDKTQCAHNCYSTPHGTRCGCKAGYRLQEDTVSCVDIDECEGGRPGVCSHLCVNTQGSFQCHCYPGYLLASDGRRCKITGEPYLLASVQTELFLFGLRSSSLDVLVSSAKKAILSLDYDWRDQKVYWVSLDSESIKWSSLDQKKRGTLVKGIKSDCIAVDWVGRNLYWIDGIGGGRIIAVGLNSTIINSMDLTVILDEDFEQPRSLALLPQKGIMFWSEIGNEVKIERAGMDGSERRVVVSHSLSWPGGLAVDTLGERIYWTDEKLRCIGSANLDGGDIELLQMMETTNPFSVTVYNDLLYWSDTRRRTIQRAHKITGKNRKVLLKRPGQPFGLKIIHPLLQTSNERPCENLRCSHLCVLGPGPKGVCKCPSGLLLAEDGLTCSNLVNSAFLLVLSPTVVTQIYLQTMHSAVGLKSWPEHLALPLPNVNEAAMLDYTLQDQTLYLADSGQSSVVLFKLKETGLVPRGQFLQLKGDTVTALALDWITLSVYWSSTKQPRLQVTSSSGEHTAVLIQDIGSLESIALHPLSGRLCFTNLAKQGEGAQVECAHMDGVKRAPVWKDAFQPTSLTFSNKGNEIYWADIVYVLGYGVIGSVRVDGTGYKEFKTGDGLTAFALSNGMLLWVTDSDTTKVWYRDDPLTKKLWFEVNTEIVSLKAYSKSSQMGSNLCSDGNGDCSHLCLALPGGRTCRCAHDHYPVNVTYCAPDQHCPAGSRPCLDGHTCFPLEKFCDGHPDCPDTSDENCVDLKGKSVKAKAPNQLPSPSFPIPADPGSTSLDNSWLVRNLEAQQCSEKHCNGNGECVETNGGISCACGLGYSGDSCQNQLTKTMQGPLIYGAIGLCAAIVVISVLAAVVKRKIANTRIANPVAKQTSMIELEKGEGCEGASPNSDFAEEVVSVD; encoded by the exons TATTGAGTGCAGCAGCGCAGACCCCGTTGAACTGCAACCTGGGCACCAAACCTTGCAAGGATGGATCTGAGTGTGTACTCCACCAACATGTGTGCGACGGAGAAGCCGACTGTAGGGATGGTTCTGATGAGGAGGACTGCACTGTCGCATGCAATAATG GCCAGTTTCTGTGTGCCCATGGGAAGAAATGCATTGACCAGTGGCAGGTGTGTGACGGTGTGGCCCAGTGTCAGGACCGCTCTGATGAGTTGGACTGCCTGAATTCCATGGAGGGCTGTGTTCACCACTGTGACAACAAGACCCGCTGCCTCCCAGACACCTTCCtctgtgatggagagagggactgcCTGGATGGCACTGACGAAGCCAACTGCG ATTCAGACTCTACTGATTATCTTAAAAGTCATCACAATGTTGCTGAGGATGGCAACAATGGGAATACCACAATGTCTGCACCAGCACCCCTCAAGTGCCCTTTTGGCACTAAACCATGCTGGGACAGGATTGAGTGTGTTCTTTACAACCATGTGTGCGATGGAGAGGCGGACTGTAAGGATGGCTCGGATGAGGAAGAGTGTATATTAGAATGTGAACGTG GCCAGTTTCAGTGTGCACATGGGAAGAAATGCATTGACCAGAGGCAGGTGTGTGACGGTGTGGCCCAGTGTCAGGACCGCTCTGATGAGTTGGACTGCCTGAATTCCATGGAGGGCTGTACTCACCACTGTGACAAGACCCGCTGCCTCCCAGACACCTTCCTCTGTGACGGAGAGAGGGACTGCCTGGATGGCACTGATGAGGCCAACTGTG CTGATGAGAGCTGCAATAGTGGGGAGTTCCGTTGCACCAGTGGTCAGTGTTTATCCGTAAGCATGCGCTGTGACGGGCATCCTGACTGTCGAGATCGCTCTGACGAGGAGAGCTGCACCGAGCCCCCCCAGTGCACCACCAAGCTCCGGTGCCCACAAAGCCAGGAGTGCCTGCTGGAGGAGTGGGTCTGTGATAGGGAGCAGGACTGTAAAGATGGCTCTGATGAAAAG AATTGCAAGATGGTCCAATTGAAGTGTGGCGATTTCCAGTGGGCCTGTACATCTAAGAGCCAGTGTGTTCCCAAAGCATGGAGATGTGATGGAACAAAGGACTGCGCTGATGAAAGTGATGAGGCAGGAT GTGGTCAGGTAGCAACATGCCCCTCTCACCAGTTCCAGTGTGGCAGTACGTGGGAGTGTTTGGACACAGCCCTGGTGTGTAACACGGTCAGGAACTGTGCTAATGGTTCTGACGAGGGTGGCAAGTGCCAAGCAAAGTGTCCAGACAAAACCCAATGTGCCCATAACTGTTACAGCACACCACATGGAACG AGGTGTGGCTGCAAGGCTGGTTACCGACTCCAAGAGGACACAGTGTCCTGTGTTGATATTGATGAGTGTGAAGGCGGTAGACCAGGTGTTTGCAGCCACCTATGCGTCAACACCCAGGGCTCCTTCCAGTGTCATTGCTACCCTGGTTACCTGCTGGCATCTGATGGTCGCCGCTGCAAGATCACAG GTGAGCCCTACCTACTGGCCTCTGTGCAGACTGAGCTGTTCCTGTTTGGGCTGAGAAGCAGCAGTCTGGATGTCCTGGTGTCCTCTGCTAAGAAAGCCATCCTGTCCCTGGACTATGACTGGAGGGATCAGAAAGTGTACTGGGTCAGCCTGGATTCAGAGAGCATCAAATGGTCTTCTCTAGACCAGAAAAAGAGAGGAACTCTTGTCAAAG GCATCAAATCTGATTGCATTGCTGTTGACTGGGTAGGGAGAAACCTGTACTGGATTGATGGCATTGGAGGTGGTCGGATTATTGCTGTTGGATTAAACTCAACCATCATAAACTCTATGGATCTCACAGTCATCCTCGATGAGGACTTCGAACAACCTCGCTCTCTGGCACTCCTGCCACAGAAGGG GATCATGTTCTGGTCGGAGATTGGTAACGAGGTGAAGATTGAGCGGGCGGGAATGGACGGGtctgagaggagagtagtggTCAGTCACAGCCTCAGCTGGCCAGGCGGTCTGGCTGTGGACACACTAGGGGAGAGGATCTACTGGACAGACGAGAAGCTCCGGTGCATTGGCTCAGCCAACCTGGATGGCGGGGACATTGAG CTTCTGCAGATGATGGAGACCACCAATCCGTTCTCTGTCACAGTTTACAATGACCTGCTCTACTGGTCAGACACCAGGAGGAGAACTATTCAAAGGGCTCATAAAATCACTGGAAAGAACCGCAAAGTTCTACTCAAACGACCTGGACAACCTTTTGGACTGAAA ATCATTCATCCACTTCTGCAGACAAGCAATGAGCGTCCCTGTGAGAACCTTCGTTGCTCTCACCTGTGTGTGCTGGGCCCAGGCCCCAAAGGGGTCTGCAAGTGTCCCTCTGGTCTGCTCCTAGCTGAGGATGGCCTCACCTGCTCCAACCTGGTCAACTCTGCCTTCCTCTTGGTGCTCTCGCCAACTGTTGTCACACAG atctACCTGCAGACCATGCACAGTGCTGTGGGTCTGAAAAGCTGGCCGGAGCACCTCGCCCTACCTCTCCCCAATGTCAACGAGGCAGCGATGTTGGATTACACTCTGCAAGATCAGACTCTGTACCTAGCTGACTCTGGCCAATCGTCTGTAGTCCTCTTCAAGCTGAAGGAGACCGGCTTGGTGCCTCGCGGCCAGTTCCTGCAACTTAAAGGGGACACAGTTACAGCCCTGGCTCTAGACTGGATAACCCTCAGCGTATACTGGAGTAGCACCAAGCAGCCACGGCTGCAGGTCACCTCTTCCAGTGGGGAACACACTGCTGTGTTAATTCAGGATATTGGAAGTCTGGAGTCCATAGCGCTTCACCCACTCAGTGGAAGACTCTGTTTTACCAACCTGGCCAAGCAGGGGGAAGGCGCTCAGGTGGAGTGTGCTCACATGGATGGGGTGAAGCGCGCTCCGGTGTGGAAGGATGCTTTTCAGCCCACCTCCCTGACTTTCTCCAACAAGGGCAATGAGATCTACTGGGCTGACATCG TCTATGTTCTAGGTTATGGGGTGATCGGCTCTGTCAGAGTTGATGGTACTGGATACAAGGAGTTTAAGACTGGGGATGGCCTGACTGCATTTGCACTCAGCAACGGAATGCTCCTCTGGGTGACAGACAGTG ACACAACCAAAGTTTGGTATAGAGATGATCCATTGACTAAGAAGCTTTGGTTCGAGGTAAACACTGAAATTGTCAGTTTGAAGGCGTACAGCAAGTCCAGCCAGATGG GTTCCAACCTCTGCTCAGATGGGAATGGAGACTGCAGTCACTTGTGTTTGGCTCTTCCTGGTGGTAGGACCTGTAGGTGTGCCCATGACCATTACCCAGTCAATGTCACATACTGCGCCCCAGACCAGCACTGCCCAGCTGGAAGTAGACCCTGTCTGGATGGGCACACATGCTTCCCCTTGGAGAAGTTCTGTGACGGACATCCTGACTGCCCTGACACTTCAGATGAGAACT GTGTCGATCTCAAAGGGAAGTCTGTCAAGGCCAAAGCCCCAAACCAGCTTCCCAGTCCCAGCTTTCCTATACCTGCAGATCCTGGCTCCACCTCTCTGGACAATAGTTGGCTGGTGAGAAACCTGGAAGCCCAGCAGTGTAGTGAAAAGCACTGCAATGGGAATGGGGAGTGTGTGGAGACCAATGGGGGCATCTCCTGTGCCTGTGGTTTAGGCTACAGTGGAGACTCCTGTCAAAACCAGCTCACCAAGACTATGCAAGGCCCACTCATCTATGGGGCCATTGGCCTCTGTGCTGCAATTGTTGTTATCAGTGTCCTCGCTGCGGTGGTTAAGAGGAAGATTGCAAACACAAG GATTGCCAACCCTGTGGCAAAGCAGACTAGTATGATTGAGCTGGAGAAGGGTGAAGGTTGTGAAGGAGCTTCACCTAACAGTGACTTTGCAGAG GAAGTGGTGTCTGTGGATTAA